One genomic window of Erinaceus europaeus chromosome 7, mEriEur2.1, whole genome shotgun sequence includes the following:
- the NFYB gene encoding nuclear transcription factor Y subunit beta isoform X1 — protein sequence MKCPSPPGAVPAANAAAAGGHSARSRPPGRPGSRSAPRRLRGRPAAGRAGPGRARGPWRGSLCSGPGAAGRGPDSEAAEGAPGAVAAPLCEAPGAGGSILCRELRRAWGDAPRPPDRICLRSRPPRGGPRGAPPFRPRGAAGPRPLCVAARALGRAGGMRGARAGLTGRRGRGHLAGEEGAAPAAPQPGLGGSNAATGRLAAPLSPRRWEGGSGGWTPRFLIFGGGGGGGKLCPGLREPERLRTKNLRSTHKSQSRLKCCNKIIPARLKLDWHQTPF from the exons ATGAAATGTCCGTCTCCTCCCGGCGCCGTCCCCGCCGCCAATGCCGCCGCGGCCGGGGGGCACTCGGCTCGCTCCCGCCCGCCCGGCCGGCCGGGGTCGAGGTCGGCGCCGCGGCGCCTGCGAGGCCGCCCCGctgcgggccgggccgggccgggccgggcgcgGGGACCGTGGCGCGGCTCTTTGTGCTCCGGACCCGGAGCGGCGGGCCGCGGGCCGGACTCCGAGGCCGCAGAGGGGGCTCCGGGCGCCGTCGCGGCTCCTCTCTGCGAGGCGCCCGGGGCCGGCGGCTCCATTTTGTGCCGGGAGCTCCGGCGGGCCTGGGGGGACGCGCCTCGGCCCCCGGACCGGATCTGCCTCAGGTCCCGGCCGCCGCGCGGGGGACCCCGGGGGGCGCCCCCCTTCCGCCCGCGGGGCGCGGCGGGGCCCAGGCCGCTTTGTGTGGCCGCCCGGGCGTTGGGCCGCGCCGGGGGGATGCGCGGTGCCCGGGCGGGACTGACAGGTCGGCGGGGCCGCGGGCACCTGGCCGGGGAGGAAGGCGCGGCTccggcagccccgcagcctggccTCGGCGGGAGCAATGCGGCCACCGGGCGGCTGGCGGCCCCGCTCTCGCCGCGAAGGTGGGAAGGCGGCTCCGGCGGGTGGACCCCGAGGTTCCtcatctttgggggggggggtggaggagggaagcTCTGCCCGGGCCTTCGGGAACCGGAGCGTCTGAGAACAAAGAATTTACGGAGCACCCACAAGTCGCAGTCTCGCCTCAAGTGCTGTAACAAGATCATCCCAGCAAG GTTGAAATTGGACTGGCATCAGACACCTTTTTAG